In Streptomyces sp. NBC_00569, a single genomic region encodes these proteins:
- the yczE gene encoding membrane protein YczE, producing the protein MSASSTPPGPGLTRRLLQLYVGLALYGVSSGLLVEAGLGLEPWNVLHQGLAELTGLSIGVVSIIVGALVLLLWIPIRQRPGLGTVSNVFVVGIAMDGALAVVPDVHALGIRIPLMVAAIVLNGAATGLYIAASFGPGPRDGLMTGLHRRTGRSLRLVRTTIEIAVVVTGFVLGGTIGVGTVLYAVAIGPLAQVFLKLFAAPAPPEAPTSVAGASPEGAILPR; encoded by the coding sequence CTCACCCGGCGCCTTCTCCAGCTCTATGTCGGCCTGGCGCTGTACGGCGTGAGTTCCGGCCTCCTCGTGGAGGCGGGGCTCGGCCTGGAGCCGTGGAACGTGCTCCACCAAGGCCTCGCCGAACTCACGGGGCTCTCCATCGGCGTCGTGTCGATCATCGTGGGCGCCCTGGTGCTGCTCCTGTGGATCCCGATCAGGCAGCGCCCTGGCCTCGGCACCGTCTCGAACGTCTTCGTGGTCGGCATCGCGATGGACGGCGCGCTGGCCGTCGTCCCCGATGTGCACGCCCTCGGGATCCGGATCCCGCTGATGGTGGCGGCGATCGTCCTGAACGGCGCGGCGACGGGCCTCTACATCGCCGCGTCGTTCGGGCCCGGCCCGCGCGACGGCCTGATGACGGGGCTGCACCGGCGTACCGGCCGCTCGCTCCGGCTGGTGCGCACGACCATCGAGATCGCGGTGGTCGTCACGGGCTTCGTCCTCGGCGGCACCATCGGCGTCGGCACGGTCCTGTACGCCGTGGCGATCGGCCCGCTGGCCCAGGTGTTCCTGAAGCTCTTCGCCGCCCCCGCGCCGCCCGAGGCACCCACCTCGGTTGCCGGCGCGTCACCCGAAGGGGCGATACTTCCGCGGTGA